From one Marmota flaviventris isolate mMarFla1 chromosome 1, mMarFla1.hap1, whole genome shotgun sequence genomic stretch:
- the Ulk1 gene encoding serine/threonine-protein kinase ULK1 isoform X2, translated as MEPGRGGTETVGRFEFSRKDLIGHGAFAVVFKGRHREKHDLEVAVKCINKKNLAKSQTLLGKEIKILKELKHENIVALYDFQEMANSVYLVMEYCNGGDLADYLHTMRTLSEDTIRLFLQQIAGAMRLLHSKGIIHRDLKPQNILLSNPGGRRANPNHIRVKIADFGFARYLQSNMMAATLCGSPMYMAPEVIMSQHYDGKADLWSIGTIVYQCLTGKAPFQASSPQDLRLFYEKNKTLVPVIPRETSAPLRQLLLALLQRNHKDRMDFEEFFHHPFLDASASIKKSPPVPVPSYPSSGSGSSSSSSSTSHLASPPSLGEMPHMQKTLTSPADTAGFLHGSRDSAGSSKDSCDTDDFVMVPAQFPGDLVAEVACAKPPPDSLLCSGSSLVASAGLESHGRTPSPSPSPTCSSSPSPSGRAGPFSSSRCGASVPIPVPTQVHNYQRIEQNLHSPALPQTPRSSAIRRSGSTSPLGFARASPSPPSHPDGAVLARKLSLGGGRPYMPSPQVGTIPERPGWSKAPSPQGAEMRAGRSPRPGSSVPEHSPRAPGLGCRLHSAPNLSDLHVVRPKLPKPPTDPLGAAFSLPQASPPQPVPVLQPCRSLRGSPKLPDFLQRNPLPPILGSPTKALPSFDFPKAPSSQNLLALLARQGVVMTPPRNRTLPDLSEVGPFQGQQLGSGLRPAEDNRGPFGRSFSTSRLTDLLLKAAFGTQASSDSGSTDSLQEKPMEIAPSAGFGGNLHPGARAGGASSPSPVVFTVGSPPSGTTPPQGPRTRMFSVGSAGSSARHLLPGACSEPVPELPAPGHCCSFADPLSVNLDGAVTFEAPDLPEETLMEEHTEILHSLRFTLAFVQLVLEIAALKGSASEGAGGPECQLQESMVADQISLLSREWGFAEQLVLYLKVAELLSSGLQTAIDQIRAGKLCLSSTVKQVVRRLNELYKASVVSCQGLSLRLQRFFLDKQRLLDGIHGVTAERLILSHAVQMVQSAALDEMFQHREGCVPRYHKALLLLEGLQRMLTDQADIESVAKCKLCIERRLSALLTGICA; from the exons GAGATGGCCAATTCCGTCTACCTGGTCATGGAG TACTGTAATGGTGGGGACCTGGCTGACTACCTGCACA CCATGCGGACCCTGAGCGAAGACACCATCAGGCTCTTCCTGCAGCAGATTGCAGGTGCCATGCGGCTGCTGCACAGCAAGGGCATCATCCACCGTGACCTCAAGCCCCAGAACATCCTGCTGTCCAACCCTGGGGGGCGCCGTGCGAACCCCAATCACATCCGCGTCAAGATCG CTGACTTTGGGTTCGCCCGGTACCTCCAGAGCAACATGATGGCAGCCACGCTCTGCGGTTCTCCCATGTACATG GCCCCTGAAGTCATCATGTCCCAGCACTATGATGGGAAGGCAGACCTGTGGAGCATCGGCACCATCGTGTACCAGTGCCTGACGGGCAAGGCTCCGTTCCAG GCCAGCAGCCCTCAGGACCTGCGCCTGTTCTACGAGAAGAACAAGACTCTTGTGCCCGT CATCCCCCGGGAGACGTCGGCACCCCTGCGGCAGCTGCTCCTGGCTCTGCTGCAGCGCAACCACAAAGACCGCATGGACTTCG AGGAATTTTTTCATCACCCTTTCTTGGACGCCAGTGCCTCCATTAAGAAGT CCCCGCCAGTGCCTGTGCCCTCGTACCCGAGCTCAGGGTCTGGCAGCAGCTCCAGCAGTAGCTCTACTTCTCATCTTGCCTCCCCTCCG TCCCTAGGGGAGATGCCCCACATGCAGAAGACGCTCACCTCCCCAGCGGACACGGCCGGCTTCCTGCATGGCTCCCGGGACTCTGCTGGCAGCAGCAAGGACTCCTGTGACACAGATGACTTCGTCATGGTCCCAGCCCAGTTTCCAG GGGACCTGGTGGCTGAGGTGGCCTGTGCCAAGCCCCCGCCGGACAGTCTGCTGTGTAGCGG GAGCTCCCTGGTGGCCTCTGCCGGCCTGGAGAGCCACGGCCGGaccccatctccctctccctctcccacctgcagcagctcccccagcccctctgg CCGGGCTGGCCCGTTCTCTAGCAGTCGGTGTGGAGCCTCGGTGCCCATCCCGGTCCCCACCCAGGTGCACAACTACCAGCGCATTGAGCAGAATCTGCACTCTCCAGCTCTCCCCCAGACGCCCCG ATCCTCTGCCATCCGCAGGTCAGGCAGCACCAGCCCCCTGGGTTTTGCCCGAGCTAGCCCATCTCCTCCATCCCACCCTGATGGAGCTGTCCTGGCCAGGAAGCTGTCCCTGGGTGGAGGACGGCCCTACATGCCATCTCCTCAAG TTGGAACCATTCCTGAGCGGCCGGGCTGGAGTAAGGCACCCTCCCCACAGGGAGCCGAGATGCGGGCTGGAAGGTCCCCGCGTCCAG GCTCCTCCGTGCCCGAACACTCCCCTCGGGCCCCGGGTCTTGGCTGCCGTCTGCACAGCGCCCCCAACCTGTCCGACTTGCACGTTGTTCGGCCCAAGCTCCCCAAGCCCCCTACGGACCCCCTGGGAGCAGCTTTCAGCCTACCACAGGCCAGCCCTCCCCAGCCAGTTCCTGTGCTACAGCCCTGCCGGTCTCTGCGTGGCTCTCCCAAGCTGCCTGACTTCCTGCAGCGCAACCCCCTGCCTCCCATCCTGGGCTCTCCCACCAAG gccctgccctccttCGACTTCCCTAAGGCTCCCAGCTCCCAGAACCTGCTGGCTCTCCTGGCCCGGCAGGGCGTGGTGATGACCCCGCCACGGAATCGGACGCTGCCCGATCTCTCAGAGGTGGGGCCCTTTCAGGGGCAGCAGCTGGGCTCTGGCCTGCGGCCTGCCGAGGACAACAGGGGCCCCTTTGGCCG GTCCTTCAGCACCAGCCGCCTCACTGACCTGCTGCTCAAGGCTGCGTTTGGGACCCAGGCCTCCTCCGACTCTGGCAGCACAGACAGCCTGCAGGAGAAGCCCATGGAGATTG CACCCTCTGCTGGCTTCGGAGGGAACCTGCACCCAGGAGCCCGTGCTGGTGGAGCCAGCAGCCCCTCCCCAGTGGTCTTCACTGTGGGTTCTCCCCCCAGTGGGACCACACCGCCCCAGGGACCCCGCACCAGGATGTTCTCAG TGGGCTCTGCTGGCTCCTCTGCCCGTCACCTGCTGCCCGGGGCCTGCAGTGAGCCTGTCCCTGAGCTCCCTGCCCCAGGCCATTGCTGCAGCTTTGCTGACCCCCTCTCTGTCAACCTGGATGGGGCTGTGACCTTTGAGGCCCCTGATCTCCCAGAGGAGACGCTCATGGAG GAGCACACGGAGATCCTGCACAGCCTGCGCTTCACACTTGCCTTCGTCCAGCTTGTCTTGGAGATCGCTGCCCTCAAGGGCAGTGCCAGCGAGGGGGCCGGGGGCCCTGAGTGCCAGCTTCAGGAGAGCATGGTGGCCGACCAGATCAGCCTGCTGAGCCGCGAGTGGGG CTTCGCAGAGCAGCTGGTGCTGTACTTGAAGGTGGCTGAGCTCCTGTCCTCAGGCCTGCAGACCGCCATTGACCAGATCCGGGCCGGCAAGCTCTGCCTCTCATCTACCGTGAAGCAGG TGGTCCGCAGGCTCAACGAGCTGTACAAGGCCAGCGTGGTGTCCTGTCAGGGCCTGAGCCTGCGACTGCAGCGCTTCTTCCTAGACAAGCAGCGGCTGCTGGACGGCATCCATGGTGTCACCGCTGAGAGGCTCATCCTCAGTCACGCTGTGCAGATG GTGCAGTCGGCTGCCCTGGATGAGATGTTCCAGCACCGGGAGGGCTGTGTGCCGCGCTACCACAAGGCGTTGCTGCTGCTGGAGGGGCTGCAGCGCATGCTCACGGACCAGGCAGACATTGAGAGTGTGGCCAAGT gCAAGCTGTGCATCGAGAGAAGGCTCTCGGCCTTGTTAACTGGCATCTGCGCCTGA
- the Ulk1 gene encoding serine/threonine-protein kinase ULK1 isoform X3 — protein MEPGRGGTETVGRFEFSRKDLIGHGAFAVVFKGRHREKHDLEVAVKCINKKNLAKSQTLLGKEIKILKELKHENIVALYDFQEMANSVYLVMEYCNGGDLADYLHTMRTLSEDTIRLFLQQIAGAMRLLHSKGIIHRDLKPQNILLSNPGGRRANPNHIRVKIADFGFARYLQSNMMAATLCGSPMYMAPEVIMSQHYDGKADLWSIGTIVYQCLTGKAPFQASSPQDLRLFYEKNKTLVPVIPRETSAPLRQLLLALLQRNHKDRMDFEEFFHHPFLDASASIKKSPPVPVPSYPSSGSGSSSSSSSTSHLASPPSLGEMPHMQKTLTSPADTAGFLHGSRDSAGSSKDSCDTDDFVMVPAQFPGDLVAEVACAKPPPDSLLCSGSSLVASAGLESHGRTPSPSPSPTCSSSPSPSGRAGPFSSSRCGASVPIPVPTQVHNYQRIEQNLHSPALPQTPRSGSTSPLGFARASPSPPSHPDGAVLARKLSLGGGRPYMPSPQVGTIPERPGWSKAPSPQGAEMRAGRSPRPGSSVPEHSPRAPGLGCRLHSAPNLSDLHVVRPKLPKPPTDPLGAAFSLPQASPPQPVPVLQPCRSLRGSPKLPDFLQRNPLPPILGSPTKALPSFDFPKAPSSQNLLALLARQGVVMTPPRNRTLPDLSEVGPFQGQQLGSGLRPAEDNRGPFGRSFSTSRLTDLLLKAAFGTQASSDSGSTDSLQEKPMEIAPSAGFGGNLHPGARAGGASSPSPVVFTVGSPPSGTTPPQGPRTRMFSVGSAGSSARHLLPGACSEPVPELPAPGHCCSFADPLSVNLDGAVTFEAPDLPEETLMEQEHTEILHSLRFTLAFVQLVLEIAALKGSASEGAGGPECQLQESMVADQISLLSREWGFAEQLVLYLKVAELLSSGLQTAIDQIRAGKLCLSSTVKQVVRRLNELYKASVVSCQGLSLRLQRFFLDKQRLLDGIHGVTAERLILSHAVQMVQSAALDEMFQHREGCVPRYHKALLLLEGLQRMLTDQADIESVAKCKLCIERRLSALLTGICA, from the exons GAGATGGCCAATTCCGTCTACCTGGTCATGGAG TACTGTAATGGTGGGGACCTGGCTGACTACCTGCACA CCATGCGGACCCTGAGCGAAGACACCATCAGGCTCTTCCTGCAGCAGATTGCAGGTGCCATGCGGCTGCTGCACAGCAAGGGCATCATCCACCGTGACCTCAAGCCCCAGAACATCCTGCTGTCCAACCCTGGGGGGCGCCGTGCGAACCCCAATCACATCCGCGTCAAGATCG CTGACTTTGGGTTCGCCCGGTACCTCCAGAGCAACATGATGGCAGCCACGCTCTGCGGTTCTCCCATGTACATG GCCCCTGAAGTCATCATGTCCCAGCACTATGATGGGAAGGCAGACCTGTGGAGCATCGGCACCATCGTGTACCAGTGCCTGACGGGCAAGGCTCCGTTCCAG GCCAGCAGCCCTCAGGACCTGCGCCTGTTCTACGAGAAGAACAAGACTCTTGTGCCCGT CATCCCCCGGGAGACGTCGGCACCCCTGCGGCAGCTGCTCCTGGCTCTGCTGCAGCGCAACCACAAAGACCGCATGGACTTCG AGGAATTTTTTCATCACCCTTTCTTGGACGCCAGTGCCTCCATTAAGAAGT CCCCGCCAGTGCCTGTGCCCTCGTACCCGAGCTCAGGGTCTGGCAGCAGCTCCAGCAGTAGCTCTACTTCTCATCTTGCCTCCCCTCCG TCCCTAGGGGAGATGCCCCACATGCAGAAGACGCTCACCTCCCCAGCGGACACGGCCGGCTTCCTGCATGGCTCCCGGGACTCTGCTGGCAGCAGCAAGGACTCCTGTGACACAGATGACTTCGTCATGGTCCCAGCCCAGTTTCCAG GGGACCTGGTGGCTGAGGTGGCCTGTGCCAAGCCCCCGCCGGACAGTCTGCTGTGTAGCGG GAGCTCCCTGGTGGCCTCTGCCGGCCTGGAGAGCCACGGCCGGaccccatctccctctccctctcccacctgcagcagctcccccagcccctctgg CCGGGCTGGCCCGTTCTCTAGCAGTCGGTGTGGAGCCTCGGTGCCCATCCCGGTCCCCACCCAGGTGCACAACTACCAGCGCATTGAGCAGAATCTGCACTCTCCAGCTCTCCCCCAGACGCCCCG GTCAGGCAGCACCAGCCCCCTGGGTTTTGCCCGAGCTAGCCCATCTCCTCCATCCCACCCTGATGGAGCTGTCCTGGCCAGGAAGCTGTCCCTGGGTGGAGGACGGCCCTACATGCCATCTCCTCAAG TTGGAACCATTCCTGAGCGGCCGGGCTGGAGTAAGGCACCCTCCCCACAGGGAGCCGAGATGCGGGCTGGAAGGTCCCCGCGTCCAG GCTCCTCCGTGCCCGAACACTCCCCTCGGGCCCCGGGTCTTGGCTGCCGTCTGCACAGCGCCCCCAACCTGTCCGACTTGCACGTTGTTCGGCCCAAGCTCCCCAAGCCCCCTACGGACCCCCTGGGAGCAGCTTTCAGCCTACCACAGGCCAGCCCTCCCCAGCCAGTTCCTGTGCTACAGCCCTGCCGGTCTCTGCGTGGCTCTCCCAAGCTGCCTGACTTCCTGCAGCGCAACCCCCTGCCTCCCATCCTGGGCTCTCCCACCAAG gccctgccctccttCGACTTCCCTAAGGCTCCCAGCTCCCAGAACCTGCTGGCTCTCCTGGCCCGGCAGGGCGTGGTGATGACCCCGCCACGGAATCGGACGCTGCCCGATCTCTCAGAGGTGGGGCCCTTTCAGGGGCAGCAGCTGGGCTCTGGCCTGCGGCCTGCCGAGGACAACAGGGGCCCCTTTGGCCG GTCCTTCAGCACCAGCCGCCTCACTGACCTGCTGCTCAAGGCTGCGTTTGGGACCCAGGCCTCCTCCGACTCTGGCAGCACAGACAGCCTGCAGGAGAAGCCCATGGAGATTG CACCCTCTGCTGGCTTCGGAGGGAACCTGCACCCAGGAGCCCGTGCTGGTGGAGCCAGCAGCCCCTCCCCAGTGGTCTTCACTGTGGGTTCTCCCCCCAGTGGGACCACACCGCCCCAGGGACCCCGCACCAGGATGTTCTCAG TGGGCTCTGCTGGCTCCTCTGCCCGTCACCTGCTGCCCGGGGCCTGCAGTGAGCCTGTCCCTGAGCTCCCTGCCCCAGGCCATTGCTGCAGCTTTGCTGACCCCCTCTCTGTCAACCTGGATGGGGCTGTGACCTTTGAGGCCCCTGATCTCCCAGAGGAGACGCTCATGGAG CAGGAGCACACGGAGATCCTGCACAGCCTGCGCTTCACACTTGCCTTCGTCCAGCTTGTCTTGGAGATCGCTGCCCTCAAGGGCAGTGCCAGCGAGGGGGCCGGGGGCCCTGAGTGCCAGCTTCAGGAGAGCATGGTGGCCGACCAGATCAGCCTGCTGAGCCGCGAGTGGGG CTTCGCAGAGCAGCTGGTGCTGTACTTGAAGGTGGCTGAGCTCCTGTCCTCAGGCCTGCAGACCGCCATTGACCAGATCCGGGCCGGCAAGCTCTGCCTCTCATCTACCGTGAAGCAGG TGGTCCGCAGGCTCAACGAGCTGTACAAGGCCAGCGTGGTGTCCTGTCAGGGCCTGAGCCTGCGACTGCAGCGCTTCTTCCTAGACAAGCAGCGGCTGCTGGACGGCATCCATGGTGTCACCGCTGAGAGGCTCATCCTCAGTCACGCTGTGCAGATG GTGCAGTCGGCTGCCCTGGATGAGATGTTCCAGCACCGGGAGGGCTGTGTGCCGCGCTACCACAAGGCGTTGCTGCTGCTGGAGGGGCTGCAGCGCATGCTCACGGACCAGGCAGACATTGAGAGTGTGGCCAAGT gCAAGCTGTGCATCGAGAGAAGGCTCTCGGCCTTGTTAACTGGCATCTGCGCCTGA
- the Ulk1 gene encoding serine/threonine-protein kinase ULK1 isoform X1: MEPGRGGTETVGRFEFSRKDLIGHGAFAVVFKGRHREKHDLEVAVKCINKKNLAKSQTLLGKEIKILKELKHENIVALYDFQEMANSVYLVMEYCNGGDLADYLHTMRTLSEDTIRLFLQQIAGAMRLLHSKGIIHRDLKPQNILLSNPGGRRANPNHIRVKIADFGFARYLQSNMMAATLCGSPMYMAPEVIMSQHYDGKADLWSIGTIVYQCLTGKAPFQASSPQDLRLFYEKNKTLVPVIPRETSAPLRQLLLALLQRNHKDRMDFEEFFHHPFLDASASIKKSPPVPVPSYPSSGSGSSSSSSSTSHLASPPSLGEMPHMQKTLTSPADTAGFLHGSRDSAGSSKDSCDTDDFVMVPAQFPGDLVAEVACAKPPPDSLLCSGSSLVASAGLESHGRTPSPSPSPTCSSSPSPSGRAGPFSSSRCGASVPIPVPTQVHNYQRIEQNLHSPALPQTPRSSAIRRSGSTSPLGFARASPSPPSHPDGAVLARKLSLGGGRPYMPSPQVGTIPERPGWSKAPSPQGAEMRAGRSPRPGSSVPEHSPRAPGLGCRLHSAPNLSDLHVVRPKLPKPPTDPLGAAFSLPQASPPQPVPVLQPCRSLRGSPKLPDFLQRNPLPPILGSPTKALPSFDFPKAPSSQNLLALLARQGVVMTPPRNRTLPDLSEVGPFQGQQLGSGLRPAEDNRGPFGRSFSTSRLTDLLLKAAFGTQASSDSGSTDSLQEKPMEIAPSAGFGGNLHPGARAGGASSPSPVVFTVGSPPSGTTPPQGPRTRMFSVGSAGSSARHLLPGACSEPVPELPAPGHCCSFADPLSVNLDGAVTFEAPDLPEETLMEQEHTEILHSLRFTLAFVQLVLEIAALKGSASEGAGGPECQLQESMVADQISLLSREWGFAEQLVLYLKVAELLSSGLQTAIDQIRAGKLCLSSTVKQVVRRLNELYKASVVSCQGLSLRLQRFFLDKQRLLDGIHGVTAERLILSHAVQMVQSAALDEMFQHREGCVPRYHKALLLLEGLQRMLTDQADIESVAKCKLCIERRLSALLTGICA, from the exons GAGATGGCCAATTCCGTCTACCTGGTCATGGAG TACTGTAATGGTGGGGACCTGGCTGACTACCTGCACA CCATGCGGACCCTGAGCGAAGACACCATCAGGCTCTTCCTGCAGCAGATTGCAGGTGCCATGCGGCTGCTGCACAGCAAGGGCATCATCCACCGTGACCTCAAGCCCCAGAACATCCTGCTGTCCAACCCTGGGGGGCGCCGTGCGAACCCCAATCACATCCGCGTCAAGATCG CTGACTTTGGGTTCGCCCGGTACCTCCAGAGCAACATGATGGCAGCCACGCTCTGCGGTTCTCCCATGTACATG GCCCCTGAAGTCATCATGTCCCAGCACTATGATGGGAAGGCAGACCTGTGGAGCATCGGCACCATCGTGTACCAGTGCCTGACGGGCAAGGCTCCGTTCCAG GCCAGCAGCCCTCAGGACCTGCGCCTGTTCTACGAGAAGAACAAGACTCTTGTGCCCGT CATCCCCCGGGAGACGTCGGCACCCCTGCGGCAGCTGCTCCTGGCTCTGCTGCAGCGCAACCACAAAGACCGCATGGACTTCG AGGAATTTTTTCATCACCCTTTCTTGGACGCCAGTGCCTCCATTAAGAAGT CCCCGCCAGTGCCTGTGCCCTCGTACCCGAGCTCAGGGTCTGGCAGCAGCTCCAGCAGTAGCTCTACTTCTCATCTTGCCTCCCCTCCG TCCCTAGGGGAGATGCCCCACATGCAGAAGACGCTCACCTCCCCAGCGGACACGGCCGGCTTCCTGCATGGCTCCCGGGACTCTGCTGGCAGCAGCAAGGACTCCTGTGACACAGATGACTTCGTCATGGTCCCAGCCCAGTTTCCAG GGGACCTGGTGGCTGAGGTGGCCTGTGCCAAGCCCCCGCCGGACAGTCTGCTGTGTAGCGG GAGCTCCCTGGTGGCCTCTGCCGGCCTGGAGAGCCACGGCCGGaccccatctccctctccctctcccacctgcagcagctcccccagcccctctgg CCGGGCTGGCCCGTTCTCTAGCAGTCGGTGTGGAGCCTCGGTGCCCATCCCGGTCCCCACCCAGGTGCACAACTACCAGCGCATTGAGCAGAATCTGCACTCTCCAGCTCTCCCCCAGACGCCCCG ATCCTCTGCCATCCGCAGGTCAGGCAGCACCAGCCCCCTGGGTTTTGCCCGAGCTAGCCCATCTCCTCCATCCCACCCTGATGGAGCTGTCCTGGCCAGGAAGCTGTCCCTGGGTGGAGGACGGCCCTACATGCCATCTCCTCAAG TTGGAACCATTCCTGAGCGGCCGGGCTGGAGTAAGGCACCCTCCCCACAGGGAGCCGAGATGCGGGCTGGAAGGTCCCCGCGTCCAG GCTCCTCCGTGCCCGAACACTCCCCTCGGGCCCCGGGTCTTGGCTGCCGTCTGCACAGCGCCCCCAACCTGTCCGACTTGCACGTTGTTCGGCCCAAGCTCCCCAAGCCCCCTACGGACCCCCTGGGAGCAGCTTTCAGCCTACCACAGGCCAGCCCTCCCCAGCCAGTTCCTGTGCTACAGCCCTGCCGGTCTCTGCGTGGCTCTCCCAAGCTGCCTGACTTCCTGCAGCGCAACCCCCTGCCTCCCATCCTGGGCTCTCCCACCAAG gccctgccctccttCGACTTCCCTAAGGCTCCCAGCTCCCAGAACCTGCTGGCTCTCCTGGCCCGGCAGGGCGTGGTGATGACCCCGCCACGGAATCGGACGCTGCCCGATCTCTCAGAGGTGGGGCCCTTTCAGGGGCAGCAGCTGGGCTCTGGCCTGCGGCCTGCCGAGGACAACAGGGGCCCCTTTGGCCG GTCCTTCAGCACCAGCCGCCTCACTGACCTGCTGCTCAAGGCTGCGTTTGGGACCCAGGCCTCCTCCGACTCTGGCAGCACAGACAGCCTGCAGGAGAAGCCCATGGAGATTG CACCCTCTGCTGGCTTCGGAGGGAACCTGCACCCAGGAGCCCGTGCTGGTGGAGCCAGCAGCCCCTCCCCAGTGGTCTTCACTGTGGGTTCTCCCCCCAGTGGGACCACACCGCCCCAGGGACCCCGCACCAGGATGTTCTCAG TGGGCTCTGCTGGCTCCTCTGCCCGTCACCTGCTGCCCGGGGCCTGCAGTGAGCCTGTCCCTGAGCTCCCTGCCCCAGGCCATTGCTGCAGCTTTGCTGACCCCCTCTCTGTCAACCTGGATGGGGCTGTGACCTTTGAGGCCCCTGATCTCCCAGAGGAGACGCTCATGGAG CAGGAGCACACGGAGATCCTGCACAGCCTGCGCTTCACACTTGCCTTCGTCCAGCTTGTCTTGGAGATCGCTGCCCTCAAGGGCAGTGCCAGCGAGGGGGCCGGGGGCCCTGAGTGCCAGCTTCAGGAGAGCATGGTGGCCGACCAGATCAGCCTGCTGAGCCGCGAGTGGGG CTTCGCAGAGCAGCTGGTGCTGTACTTGAAGGTGGCTGAGCTCCTGTCCTCAGGCCTGCAGACCGCCATTGACCAGATCCGGGCCGGCAAGCTCTGCCTCTCATCTACCGTGAAGCAGG TGGTCCGCAGGCTCAACGAGCTGTACAAGGCCAGCGTGGTGTCCTGTCAGGGCCTGAGCCTGCGACTGCAGCGCTTCTTCCTAGACAAGCAGCGGCTGCTGGACGGCATCCATGGTGTCACCGCTGAGAGGCTCATCCTCAGTCACGCTGTGCAGATG GTGCAGTCGGCTGCCCTGGATGAGATGTTCCAGCACCGGGAGGGCTGTGTGCCGCGCTACCACAAGGCGTTGCTGCTGCTGGAGGGGCTGCAGCGCATGCTCACGGACCAGGCAGACATTGAGAGTGTGGCCAAGT gCAAGCTGTGCATCGAGAGAAGGCTCTCGGCCTTGTTAACTGGCATCTGCGCCTGA